Proteins encoded in a region of the Streptomyces sp. NBC_00310 genome:
- a CDS encoding substrate-binding and vWA domain-containing protein, with the protein MRTRLRVRLGVRTTTAVAAVTAAALLATACTAADGTGLPDPAEATTYVPGTLRVLASSELADMQPVLERVEKDTGIKVRPTYMGTLDAVELLTRWRAKGAYDAVWLSSNDYLRLRPDAAEAIVSETPVMSSPVAIGVRDETVRKLGWKPENVTWSDIEEAVAGGQLTYGMTDPSRSNSGFSTLVSVASGLSDAQSALTDADVARATPRLKEFFAGQKLTSGSSGWLAQAYDRRGDVDALLNYESVLKGKKGLTVIRPRDGVVTADYPLSSLTSTSKEVRDDVRRLTDALRTPDIQRLITEKTLRRPVVASVPPAAGLDTTRRRELPFPGTRSVADGLLDAYENELRRPSRTVYVLDTSGSMEGDRLGRLKTALTELTGDFRDREEVTLMPFGSDVKSVRTHVVRPEDPKAGLDGIRADTRKLTADGDTAIYTSLRRAYEHLGAADRDTFTSIVLMTDGENTEGASPADFDEFYGRLPAGQQRIPVFPILFGDSDRGELEHIADLTGGRLFDAQQGSLDGAFEEIRGYQ; encoded by the coding sequence ATGAGAACACGGCTGAGAGTACGGCTGGGAGTACGTACGACGACGGCCGTCGCCGCGGTGACCGCCGCCGCCCTCCTGGCCACCGCCTGCACCGCCGCGGACGGGACGGGGCTGCCCGACCCGGCCGAGGCGACCACGTACGTCCCCGGCACCCTCCGCGTCCTCGCCTCCAGTGAACTCGCCGACATGCAGCCGGTGCTGGAGCGGGTCGAGAAGGACACCGGGATCAAGGTCCGGCCCACCTACATGGGCACCCTGGACGCGGTCGAGCTGCTCACCCGGTGGCGGGCGAAGGGGGCGTACGACGCCGTCTGGCTCTCCTCCAACGACTACCTGCGGCTCCGCCCCGACGCGGCCGAGGCGATCGTGTCGGAGACGCCGGTGATGTCCAGCCCGGTCGCGATCGGTGTGCGGGACGAGACCGTACGGAAGCTGGGGTGGAAGCCGGAGAACGTCACCTGGTCGGACATCGAGGAGGCGGTCGCGGGCGGGCAGCTGACGTACGGCATGACCGACCCGTCCCGCTCCAACTCCGGGTTCTCCACGCTCGTCTCGGTGGCGTCGGGGCTCTCCGACGCCCAGTCCGCGCTCACGGACGCGGATGTCGCGCGGGCGACGCCCCGGCTGAAGGAGTTCTTCGCGGGCCAGAAGCTGACGTCGGGGTCGTCGGGCTGGCTGGCCCAGGCGTACGACCGGCGCGGGGACGTCGACGCGCTGCTCAACTACGAGTCGGTGCTGAAGGGGAAGAAGGGCCTGACGGTGATCCGGCCGCGCGACGGGGTCGTCACCGCCGACTATCCGCTCTCCTCGCTCACCTCCACGAGCAAGGAGGTCCGGGACGACGTACGCCGGCTCACCGACGCCCTGCGCACCCCGGACATCCAGCGGCTGATCACCGAGAAGACCCTGCGCCGCCCGGTCGTCGCCTCCGTGCCGCCCGCGGCCGGCCTCGACACCACGCGCCGCCGTGAACTCCCCTTCCCCGGCACCCGGTCCGTCGCCGACGGCCTCCTCGACGCGTACGAGAACGAGCTGCGCCGCCCCTCCCGGACCGTGTACGTCCTGGACACCTCGGGCTCGATGGAGGGCGACCGCCTCGGCCGGCTGAAGACCGCGCTCACCGAGCTGACCGGCGACTTCCGGGACCGGGAGGAGGTCACGCTGATGCCGTTCGGGTCGGACGTGAAGAGCGTGCGCACGCATGTCGTACGGCCCGAGGACCCGAAGGCCGGGCTCGACGGCATCCGCGCCGACACCCGGAAGCTGACCGCCGACGGCGACACCGCCATCTACACCTCGCTGCGCAGGGCGTACGAGCATCTCGGGGCCGCCGACCGGGACACCTTCACCTCCATCGTGCTGATGACGGACGGCGAGAACACCGAGGGCGCGAGCCCCGCCGACTTCGACGAGTTCTACGGTCGGCTGCCCGCCGGTCAACAGCGGATCCCCGTCTTCCCGATCCTCTTCGGCGACTCCGACCGGGGCGAACTGGAACACATCGCCGACCTGACCGGCGGCCGTCTCTTCGACGCCCAACAGGGCTCGCTGGACGGCGCCTTCGAGGAGATCCGTGGCTACCAGTAG
- a CDS encoding toxic anion resistance protein: MTIEDSNSYSNLNSTSTSTSNLNSNEAGFTLTPPEPVAAVPREKAGGLVPVEESVRTDMARKAEEYVRGLAGLDARSPEFAGRVGEITSLGAGEMRTAAAQSNRMLERTVRSLPDKGGDAQSQVSGSLVELRRVVEDLDPRDLPASRGRKFLSRLPGGNKLRDHVAKYASAQGTLNRIVGSLRGGQDELRRDNAALQTERVRLWETMGKLQEYVVLTEALDTAVEAHIQTHVDGVDPQQGDTLRADVLFPVRQKHQDLLTQLAVCAQGYLAMDVVRRNNEELIKGVDRAATTTVSALRISVMLASALDNQRKVVDQVNALRGTTEDLIRGNAEMLATQSGEIQRIAADPAVGAETLRSAFQQIYRTLDAIDTYKVQATETMAATVESLTSELQHATQYLERSRSQGALEGGLG; encoded by the coding sequence ATGACCATCGAAGACAGCAACAGCTACAGCAACCTCAACAGCACCAGCACCAGCACCAGCAACCTCAACAGCAACGAGGCCGGCTTCACCCTCACCCCTCCCGAGCCGGTCGCGGCCGTGCCCCGGGAGAAGGCCGGCGGGCTCGTGCCGGTCGAGGAGTCCGTGCGGACGGACATGGCCCGCAAGGCCGAGGAGTACGTGCGCGGGCTCGCCGGCCTGGACGCCCGCTCCCCGGAGTTCGCGGGCCGGGTCGGGGAGATCACCTCGCTCGGCGCGGGCGAGATGCGTACCGCCGCCGCGCAGTCCAACCGGATGCTGGAGCGGACGGTCCGCAGCCTGCCCGACAAGGGCGGGGACGCGCAGTCGCAGGTCTCCGGCTCACTCGTCGAACTCCGGCGGGTGGTCGAGGACCTGGACCCGCGCGATCTGCCGGCGAGCAGGGGACGCAAGTTCCTCTCCCGGCTGCCGGGCGGCAACAAGCTGCGCGACCACGTCGCCAAGTACGCCTCCGCACAGGGGACCCTGAACCGAATCGTGGGTTCGTTGCGCGGCGGGCAGGACGAACTGCGGCGCGACAACGCCGCGTTGCAGACCGAACGCGTCCGGCTGTGGGAGACCATGGGCAAGCTCCAGGAGTACGTCGTCCTGACGGAGGCTCTGGACACGGCCGTCGAGGCGCACATCCAGACGCACGTCGACGGGGTCGACCCGCAGCAGGGCGACACCCTCCGCGCCGACGTGCTCTTCCCCGTCCGGCAGAAGCACCAGGACCTGCTCACCCAGCTGGCCGTCTGTGCCCAGGGCTATCTGGCCATGGACGTCGTGCGGCGCAACAACGAGGAGCTGATCAAGGGCGTCGACCGGGCCGCCACGACCACGGTCTCGGCGCTGCGCATCTCCGTGATGCTCGCCTCCGCCCTCGACAACCAGCGCAAGGTCGTCGACCAGGTCAACGCGCTGCGCGGCACCACCGAGGACCTCATCCGGGGCAACGCCGAGATGCTCGCCACCCAGAGCGGCGAGATCCAGCGCATCGCCGCCGACCCGGCCGTCGGCGCGGAGACGCTCCGCTCGGCCTTCCAGCAGATCTACCGCACCCTCGACGCCATCGACACGTACAAGGTGCAGGCCACGGAGACCATGGCCGCGACCGTAGAGTCCCTGACCTCGGAACTCCAGCACGCGACCCAGTACTTGGAGCGGAGCAGGAGCCAGGGCGCCCTGGAAGGCGGCCTCGGATGA
- a CDS encoding substrate-binding domain-containing protein yields the protein MRRIAGIVLAVLLIGGVVAAVVAGRETGDTSTATKTVRGVIGSEKAEFFADPDVVKALAAKGYTVKTETSGSWAMDGLDLQGYDFAFPSSKAPADELAEKYGVREPLPRPFYSPLVVVSHRGAADVLRQNGLATLDEGRGVLAMGAYLKAAENGRTWQDLKGAGKYGELMGLLYISTTDPTTSNSGALYLAAASNVANGGRVVASKGDLDRTASLMHELISVQGAQQPSTDAAFRDFVSGVGNPLVLVYESQVAALLAEGQSVDDLVVLYPDTTVFSDHTVVPVTDEGRALGELLGTDPTLRELAARHGFRPQGAATEFTSATADHTTYLMRKLTVRQAPVPTSEVLHEMARRARGQ from the coding sequence GTGAGACGCATCGCAGGAATCGTCCTCGCGGTACTGCTGATCGGCGGCGTGGTGGCAGCCGTCGTGGCGGGCCGGGAAACCGGGGACACGAGCACGGCAACGAAGACCGTGCGAGGAGTGATCGGGTCGGAGAAGGCGGAGTTCTTCGCCGACCCTGACGTGGTGAAGGCCCTGGCCGCCAAGGGCTACACCGTGAAGACGGAGACGTCCGGATCCTGGGCCATGGACGGCCTGGATCTGCAGGGGTACGACTTCGCGTTCCCGTCCAGCAAGGCACCCGCCGACGAGCTGGCCGAGAAGTACGGCGTACGCGAGCCGCTGCCCCGCCCCTTCTACTCGCCCCTCGTCGTGGTCTCCCACCGGGGCGCCGCCGACGTGCTGCGGCAGAACGGGCTCGCCACGCTCGACGAGGGCCGGGGCGTCCTCGCCATGGGCGCCTATCTGAAGGCCGCGGAGAACGGCCGGACGTGGCAGGACCTCAAGGGGGCCGGGAAGTACGGGGAGTTGATGGGACTCCTCTACATCTCCACCACCGATCCGACGACGTCCAACTCGGGCGCGCTCTACCTCGCCGCCGCCTCCAACGTCGCCAACGGCGGACGGGTGGTCGCGAGCAAGGGGGACCTGGACAGGACCGCGTCCCTGATGCACGAGCTGATCAGCGTCCAGGGCGCCCAGCAGCCGAGCACCGACGCGGCGTTCCGTGACTTCGTCAGCGGGGTCGGCAATCCGCTCGTGCTCGTCTACGAGTCGCAGGTCGCCGCGCTGCTCGCGGAGGGCCAGAGCGTCGACGACCTGGTCGTCCTCTACCCGGACACCACCGTCTTCAGCGACCACACCGTCGTACCGGTCACGGACGAGGGGCGTGCGCTCGGCGAACTCCTGGGCACGGACCCGACGTTGCGTGAGCTGGCCGCCCGGCACGGGTTCCGGCCGCAGGGCGCGGCCACCGAGTTCACGTCGGCGACCGCCGACCACACCACCTACCTGATGCGGAAGCTGACCGTCCGGCAGGCGCCCGTGCCCACCTCCGAGGTGCTGCACGAGATGGCGCGCCGGGCCAGGGGCCAGTAG
- a CDS encoding SCO4983 family protein, whose protein sequence is MYEPIRTKSVHTMAGTTSSDFPHRSREEELDIQLAGHLAALLAATDELRALTPSDDLDAAAEALAARVARLRGGLPPVRSASGGGEEDVAALHRRAHALAGRALVVAASRADTASAILAAERMDAHAGVPLSA, encoded by the coding sequence ATGTACGAGCCGATCCGCACCAAGTCGGTCCACACGATGGCCGGCACGACCTCCTCCGACTTCCCTCACCGTTCGCGCGAGGAAGAGCTGGACATCCAGCTCGCGGGTCATCTGGCGGCGCTGCTGGCGGCGACCGACGAGCTCCGCGCCCTGACCCCCTCCGACGACCTCGACGCGGCGGCGGAGGCGCTGGCCGCGCGGGTCGCCCGGCTGCGGGGCGGCCTTCCGCCGGTACGCTCCGCTTCGGGCGGAGGCGAGGAGGATGTCGCCGCGCTCCACCGGCGCGCACACGCCCTCGCGGGGCGGGCCCTGGTCGTCGCGGCGTCCCGCGCGGACACGGCGTCCGCGATCCTGGCGGCCGAGCGGATGGACGCGCACGCCGGCGTCCCGTTGAGCGCCTAA
- a CDS encoding pyridoxal phosphate-dependent aminotransferase: protein MQVIQSTKLANVCYEIRGPVLEEAMRLEAAGHRILKLNTGNPAAFGFECPPEILEDILRNVSSSHGYGDAKGLLAARRAVVMHNQTIGIETDVEHVFIGNGASELIVMAMQGLLDDGDEVLVPSPDYPLWTAAVSLSGGTAVHYRCDEQSDWMPDLADVERKVTDRTKAIVIINPNNPTGAVYDEAMLRGLTDIARRHNLLVCSDEIYDKILYDGATHTPTAAIAPDLLTLTFNGMSKAYRVAGYRVGWMAISGPRAHADSYIEGLTILANMRLCANMPGQHGVVAALSGRQTINDLVLPGGRLKEQRDVAYELLTQIPGVSCVKPKGALYLFPRLDPNVFKIKDDRQMVLDLLRQEKIMVVQGTGFNWAEPDHFRVVTLPTVGDLRSAITRIGNFLDGYGQA from the coding sequence ATGCAGGTGATCCAGTCGACCAAGCTCGCCAACGTCTGTTACGAGATCCGGGGCCCGGTGCTCGAGGAGGCGATGCGGCTAGAGGCTGCGGGGCATCGGATCCTCAAGCTGAACACCGGGAATCCGGCCGCGTTCGGCTTCGAGTGTCCGCCGGAGATTCTGGAGGACATCCTCCGGAACGTGTCGTCGTCCCACGGGTACGGCGACGCGAAGGGCCTGCTCGCCGCGCGCCGGGCGGTCGTCATGCACAACCAGACGATCGGCATCGAGACGGACGTCGAGCACGTCTTCATCGGCAACGGCGCCTCCGAGCTGATCGTCATGGCGATGCAGGGCCTGCTCGACGACGGCGACGAGGTCCTCGTACCGTCCCCGGACTACCCGCTGTGGACGGCGGCGGTCTCCCTGTCCGGCGGTACGGCCGTGCACTACCGCTGCGACGAGCAGTCCGACTGGATGCCGGACCTCGCGGACGTGGAGCGGAAGGTCACCGACCGCACCAAGGCGATCGTCATCATCAACCCGAACAACCCGACGGGCGCGGTGTACGACGAGGCGATGCTGCGGGGCCTGACGGACATCGCGCGCCGCCACAACCTCCTCGTCTGCTCGGACGAGATCTACGACAAGATCCTCTACGACGGCGCCACGCACACCCCGACCGCCGCGATCGCTCCCGACCTGCTGACCCTCACCTTCAACGGCATGTCGAAGGCGTACCGGGTGGCCGGCTACCGGGTGGGCTGGATGGCCATCTCCGGGCCGCGCGCGCACGCCGACTCCTACATCGAGGGTCTGACGATCCTCGCGAACATGCGGCTGTGCGCGAACATGCCGGGGCAGCACGGCGTCGTCGCCGCACTCAGCGGACGCCAGACGATCAACGACCTGGTCCTGCCGGGCGGCCGGCTCAAGGAGCAGCGGGACGTCGCGTACGAGCTGCTCACACAGATCCCGGGCGTCTCGTGCGTGAAGCCGAAGGGGGCGCTGTATCTCTTCCCGCGCCTCGACCCGAACGTCTTCAAGATCAAGGACGACCGCCAGATGGTCCTCGACCTGCTCCGGCAGGAGAAGATCATGGTCGTCCAGGGCACCGGGTTCAACTGGGCCGAGCCCGATCACTTCCGGGTGGTCACCCTGCCGACGGTGGGCGACCTGCGGTCCGCGATCACCCGGATCGGGAACTTCCTGGACGGCTACGGGCAGGCGTGA
- a CDS encoding trypsin-like serine peptidase: protein MRKPLVASLFALVITGAGAAPAVAAPEPAAAPVKTAVGTLVGTANKAVADVAAPAPAVQAVNFAGTVSLSNCSGSVVRMPASEDNDPALVMTNGHCLESGFPAAGQVIVDKASTRTFGLLNSAGTRVGTLRASKIAYGTMTDTDMALYQLTTTYAQIKSSYGIDALVYDTARPAAGTAIKVVSGYWKRIYSCSVDGNAYRLKEGDWTWKDSIRYTSACNTIGGTSGSPVLNDATGKVVGVNNTGNESGERCTVNNPCEVDANGTVTVRQGINYAQQTWHVPACFGVDNKLDLTRSGCILPKP, encoded by the coding sequence ATGAGAAAGCCTCTCGTTGCCTCGCTGTTCGCCCTGGTGATCACCGGGGCGGGCGCGGCACCGGCGGTCGCGGCGCCGGAGCCCGCGGCGGCGCCCGTGAAGACGGCGGTCGGGACGCTCGTCGGGACGGCGAACAAGGCCGTGGCCGACGTCGCGGCCCCGGCCCCGGCGGTCCAGGCCGTCAACTTCGCCGGCACCGTCTCGCTCAGCAACTGTTCCGGCTCGGTCGTCCGGATGCCCGCCTCCGAGGACAACGACCCGGCGCTGGTGATGACCAACGGCCACTGTCTGGAGAGCGGCTTCCCGGCCGCCGGCCAGGTCATCGTCGACAAGGCCTCCACCCGCACCTTCGGTCTGCTCAACTCCGCCGGCACCCGCGTCGGCACGCTGCGCGCCAGCAAGATCGCGTACGGCACGATGACCGACACCGACATGGCGCTGTACCAGCTCACCACCACCTACGCGCAGATCAAGAGCTCGTACGGCATCGACGCCCTGGTCTACGACACCGCCCGCCCGGCCGCCGGCACCGCCATCAAGGTCGTCTCCGGGTACTGGAAGCGGATCTACAGCTGCAGTGTCGACGGGAACGCGTACCGCCTCAAGGAGGGCGACTGGACCTGGAAGGACTCGATCCGTTACACCTCCGCCTGCAACACCATCGGCGGCACCTCGGGTTCCCCGGTCCTCAATGACGCCACCGGCAAGGTCGTCGGCGTCAACAACACGGGCAACGAGAGCGGCGAGCGCTGCACCGTCAACAACCCCTGCGAGGTCGACGCGAACGGCACCGTGACCGTCCGCCAGGGCATCAACTACGCCCAGCAGACCTGGCACGTCCCCGCCTGCTTCGGCGTGGACAACAAGCTCGACCTCACCCGCAGCGGCTGCATCCTTCCCAAGCCGTAG
- a CDS encoding N-acyl-D-amino-acid deacylase family protein — protein MDLVFRDAEVVDGSGAPSYRADVVVADGRITSIVKEAAAAGCQRPRATRELDAEGLVLAPGFVDMHAHSDLALLRDPEHTAKAAQGVTLEVVGQDGLSYAPVDDRTLDEVRRAITGWNGHGDDIDFTWRSVGEYLDRLDHGFGGEGIAVNAAYLVPQGTVRMLAVGWEDRKATPQELDRMRELVAAGLREGAVGMSSGLTYTPGMYAEDAELTELCRVVASYDGYYCPHHRSYGAGALQAYEEMVALTREAGCALHLAHATMNFGVNKGRAPELLTLLDDALAAGADITLDSYPYTPGCTTLVALLPSWASEGGPEAILARLRDDDTAERVRHHTEVVGADGCHGVPVEWDTIELSGVTDPALSSYVGRTVARSAEEHGEDPWVTARRLLVEDRLGSTILQHVGHEENVRTIMRHRVHTGGSDGILRGDKPHPRAYGTFPHYLGRYVRELGVLSLEECVAHLTSRPAARLRLADRGLVREGYRADLVLFDPATVAAGSTYEAPRTLPTGIPYVLIDGRFVIEDGRRTDVLAGRAIRRGH, from the coding sequence ATGGACCTGGTCTTCCGTGACGCCGAGGTCGTGGACGGTTCCGGCGCCCCCTCCTACCGCGCCGACGTGGTCGTGGCGGACGGCAGGATCACGTCGATCGTCAAGGAAGCGGCCGCGGCGGGGTGCCAGCGCCCCCGGGCCACGCGGGAGCTGGACGCCGAGGGCCTGGTCCTGGCCCCCGGCTTCGTCGACATGCACGCCCACAGCGACCTCGCGCTCCTGCGGGACCCCGAGCACACCGCGAAGGCGGCGCAGGGGGTGACCCTGGAGGTCGTCGGCCAGGACGGGCTGTCGTACGCGCCGGTCGACGACCGCACCCTCGACGAGGTCCGCCGCGCGATCACCGGCTGGAACGGCCACGGCGACGACATCGACTTCACCTGGCGCTCGGTCGGCGAGTACCTGGACCGCCTCGACCACGGCTTCGGCGGCGAGGGCATCGCCGTGAACGCCGCGTACCTCGTCCCGCAGGGCACGGTCCGCATGCTCGCCGTGGGCTGGGAGGACCGGAAGGCGACACCTCAAGAGCTGGACCGTATGCGGGAGTTGGTGGCGGCGGGCCTGCGGGAGGGCGCGGTCGGCATGTCGTCGGGCCTCACCTACACCCCCGGCATGTACGCCGAGGACGCCGAACTCACCGAGCTGTGCCGGGTGGTGGCGTCGTACGACGGCTACTACTGCCCGCACCACCGCTCGTACGGGGCGGGCGCGCTCCAGGCGTACGAGGAGATGGTCGCCCTGACCCGCGAGGCCGGCTGCGCCCTCCATCTGGCCCACGCCACCATGAACTTCGGCGTGAACAAGGGCCGGGCGCCCGAGCTCCTCACCCTCCTCGACGACGCGCTCGCGGCCGGCGCGGACATCACGCTCGACTCGTACCCCTACACCCCCGGCTGCACGACCCTCGTGGCGCTGCTGCCGAGCTGGGCGAGCGAGGGCGGTCCGGAGGCGATTCTCGCGCGGCTGAGGGACGACGACACGGCCGAGCGCGTCCGGCACCACACGGAGGTCGTCGGCGCCGACGGCTGCCACGGCGTGCCCGTCGAGTGGGACACCATCGAGCTCTCGGGCGTCACCGACCCGGCGCTGTCGTCGTACGTGGGTCGCACGGTCGCGCGGTCGGCGGAGGAGCACGGCGAGGACCCCTGGGTCACCGCCCGCCGGCTGCTCGTCGAGGACCGGCTCGGTTCGACGATCCTCCAGCACGTCGGGCACGAGGAGAACGTGCGGACCATCATGCGCCACCGCGTCCACACCGGCGGCTCCGACGGCATCCTGCGCGGCGACAAGCCGCACCCGCGCGCGTACGGGACGTTCCCCCACTATCTCGGCCGGTACGTGAGGGAGTTGGGTGTGCTCTCCCTGGAGGAGTGCGTCGCCCACCTCACCTCACGCCCCGCCGCGCGGCTCCGCCTCGCGGACCGGGGACTCGTCCGCGAGGGGTACCGCGCCGACCTCGTCCTCTTCGACCCGGCGACCGTGGCCGCCGGGTCGACGTACGAGGCACCGCGCACCCTGCCCACCGGGATCCCGTACGTCCTGATCGACGGCCGTTTCGTCATCGAGGACGGCCGCCGGACGGACGTACTGGCGGGCCGGGCGATCCGGCGGGGGCACTGA
- a CDS encoding amino acid deaminase, translating to MSVESVEALARLAAERVDHRFKGLPPDADGLSVAELAAQGRNLFTGGFTTPVLALSAERLEHNLALMETYAARHGLAFAPHGKTSMAPQLFWRQIERGAWGITLAVPHQMRVARAFGIERIFLGNQLVDPAALRWVAAELAADPSFRFVCYVDSVRGVELMDAALRGSARPVDVVVELGAGEGARTGVRTEVECAAVADAVAATGTLRLVGVAGYEGEVPRADPERVGAWLRRLTALAVDFDKAGRFAGLDEVVVSAGGSAWFDTVAEVFAELPELSVPVLKLLRSGAYVSHDAGHYRRITPFNRVPEEGALEPAFRLWAQVVSRPSPDQAFANAGKRDAAYDLDLPAAEVVRDAATGTVRDAAGLTVTGLSDQHAWLRTEAGAALEVGDWVGLGLSHPCTSFDKWKLIPVVEADGTVVDYVRTFF from the coding sequence ATGAGTGTCGAGAGTGTCGAAGCGCTGGCCCGGCTGGCCGCCGAACGCGTCGACCACCGGTTCAAGGGCCTCCCCCCGGACGCCGACGGCCTCTCGGTGGCCGAACTGGCCGCGCAGGGCCGGAACCTGTTCACCGGTGGCTTCACCACTCCCGTGCTCGCCCTGTCCGCCGAGCGCCTTGAGCACAACCTGGCGCTGATGGAGACCTACGCCGCCCGCCACGGCCTCGCCTTCGCCCCGCACGGCAAGACCTCCATGGCACCGCAGCTGTTCTGGCGGCAGATCGAGCGCGGCGCGTGGGGCATCACCCTCGCCGTGCCCCATCAGATGCGCGTGGCGCGGGCGTTCGGGATCGAGCGGATCTTCCTCGGCAACCAGCTCGTCGACCCCGCCGCCCTGCGCTGGGTCGCCGCCGAGCTCGCGGCCGACCCGTCCTTCCGGTTCGTCTGTTACGTCGACTCCGTGCGCGGTGTCGAGCTGATGGACGCGGCGCTGCGGGGCTCCGCCCGCCCGGTGGACGTCGTCGTGGAGCTGGGCGCGGGCGAGGGCGCGCGTACCGGCGTCCGTACGGAGGTGGAGTGCGCGGCGGTCGCGGACGCGGTGGCCGCGACCGGGACGCTGCGGCTGGTGGGGGTCGCCGGGTACGAGGGCGAGGTGCCGCGGGCCGACCCCGAGCGGGTGGGTGCGTGGCTGCGCCGGCTCACCGCGCTGGCCGTCGACTTCGACAAGGCGGGGCGGTTCGCGGGGCTGGACGAGGTCGTGGTCAGCGCGGGCGGCAGCGCCTGGTTCGACACGGTGGCCGAGGTGTTCGCCGAGCTCCCCGAACTGTCCGTGCCCGTACTGAAGTTGCTGCGGTCGGGCGCGTACGTCTCGCACGACGCCGGCCACTACCGCCGGATCACCCCCTTCAACCGCGTCCCCGAGGAAGGCGCCCTGGAGCCCGCGTTCCGGCTCTGGGCCCAGGTCGTCTCCCGCCCCTCCCCCGACCAGGCCTTCGCCAACGCGGGCAAGCGCGACGCCGCGTACGACCTCGACCTGCCCGCCGCCGAGGTCGTACGGGACGCCGCCACGGGCACGGTCCGCGACGCCGCCGGGCTCACGGTGACGGGCCTGTCCGACCAGCACGCGTGGCTGCGCACGGAGGCCGGGGCCGCGCTGGAGGTCGGCGACTGGGTGGGGCTCGGGTTGTCGCATCCGTGCACGTCGTTCGACAAGTGGAAGCTGATTCCGGTGGTGGAGGCGGACGGGACGGTCGTGGACTACGTCCGCACGTTCTTCTGA
- a CDS encoding PfkB family carbohydrate kinase: MTPGTDVVALGESMVTFLPTRPGRLADVPSFERAIGGAESNVACALAAAGHTVRWVSRVGADGFGDHLVETIGGHGVDVTSVERDPARPTGVYFRTAGDRATDAHEVAYYRAGSAASAMSARTVDLAAVRAGRVLHLSGITAALSGDCLRLLRELTAPHPGRPLISFDVNHRPGLWHDADGPRVLLELARAADLVFVGEDEAKEVWGITGGPTAVRRLLPEPDVLVVKQGARGATLFRRGPGRGRAEDGRAESGWADSGRAEGSQPGQDGFRPVDGGGGGGGGEAEDGPADPGGSRPMDGGIWPTDGGSRPVGASGTHPGSTSALGTSAREASALGTPGLGTPAREASALGASALGASALGSSAREASALGSSALGASAREASALGTPAHETFVPALDVEVVATIGAGDAFAAGFLSATLRGLPDRARLRHGHLMAAAALTVPGDLAAPPSRDLADRLAALSDEAWGRLRLGPGWTQADQAPEEVRTP, from the coding sequence GTGACCCCCGGCACGGATGTCGTCGCGCTCGGAGAGTCCATGGTCACGTTCCTTCCCACCCGCCCCGGGCGCCTCGCAGACGTCCCCTCCTTCGAGCGGGCCATCGGCGGTGCCGAGTCCAACGTCGCGTGCGCGCTGGCGGCGGCCGGGCACACGGTCCGGTGGGTGAGCCGGGTGGGGGCCGACGGGTTCGGGGACCACCTGGTCGAGACGATCGGCGGACACGGCGTGGACGTGACGTCCGTCGAGCGGGATCCGGCGCGTCCTACGGGCGTGTACTTCCGTACGGCGGGGGACCGGGCCACGGACGCGCACGAGGTCGCCTACTACCGGGCCGGTTCGGCCGCCTCGGCGATGTCGGCGCGGACCGTGGACCTCGCGGCGGTGCGCGCCGGACGCGTACTGCACCTCTCGGGGATCACGGCCGCCCTGTCCGGCGACTGCCTGCGGCTGCTCCGCGAGCTGACGGCCCCCCACCCGGGCCGCCCCCTGATCTCCTTCGACGTCAACCACCGGCCGGGCCTGTGGCACGACGCCGACGGCCCGCGCGTCCTCCTCGAACTGGCCCGCGCCGCCGACCTCGTGTTCGTCGGCGAGGACGAGGCGAAGGAGGTTTGGGGCATCACGGGCGGACCGACGGCGGTCCGGAGGCTGCTGCCGGAGCCGGATGTGTTGGTGGTGAAGCAGGGGGCGCGCGGAGCGACGCTGTTCCGCCGGGGCCCGGGCCGGGGCCGGGCTGAGGACGGTCGGGCCGAGAGCGGCTGGGCAGATAGCGGCCGGGCAGAGGGCAGTCAGCCCGGCCAGGACGGCTTCCGGCCTGTGGACGGCGGCGGGGGCGGCGGGGGCGGCGAGGCTGAGGATGGTCCGGCCGACCCGGGCGGTTCCCGGCCCATGGACGGCGGCATCTGGCCGACGGACGGCGGCTCCCGGCCGGTCGGGGCGAGCGGCACCCACCCCGGCTCGACCTCCGCCCTCGGGACCTCCGCTCGGGAAGCCTCCGCCCTCGGGACCCCCGGCCTCGGGACCCCCGCTCGGGAAGCCTCCGCCCTCGGAGCCTCCGCCCTCGGAGCCTCCGCCCTCGGGAGCTCCGCTCGGGAAGCCTCCGCCCTCGGGAGCTCCGCCCTCGGGGCCTCCGCTCGCGAAGCCTCCGCCCTCGGAACCCCCGCCCACGAAACCTTCGTCCCCGCCCTGGACGTCGAAGTCGTGGCGACCATCGGGGCCGGGGACGCCTTCGCCGCCGGGTTTCTGTCCGCGACACTCCGCGGCCTTCCCGACCGTGCCCGGCTCCGGCACGGTCATCTCATGGCCGCGGCCGCCCTGACCGTCCCCGGAGACCTCGCCGCCCCGCCGTCCCGTGACCTCGCCGATCGCCTGGCGGCCCTGTCCGACGAGGCGTGGGGGAGACTTCGACTCGGCCCCGGCTGGACGCAAGCCGATCAGGCCCCCGAGGAGGTACGCACCCCATGA